From the Chanos chanos chromosome 7, fChaCha1.1, whole genome shotgun sequence genome, the window AATCTATGGGAAAAGAAACGTTAAACAATTACTTATATCCATGTTGGTCTTTTTATCTAAACTGTAACTGTCTTGCTATCATTAACTGCTATTAGCTTACATCTAAGACATTTACACTAATGTTGACAGTTGTATATTATTGTTTTGGTgttcagctgaactgaattCTCTATCATTCTTTTGGAGTGCACTAATGATAACCTTGTATTTCTTTTCTGAGACGATTCACCAGAATATAGtcagtcagtgttgttgttgttaatgtatGCATGCTTTTCTATTCCTAGTGTGCCAAATAAACTTGCCTTTCACTGCTCTATGATTCATGACTCTATCAATTATTAAGTGCATTCTAAAACTCGTTTCTCAATGTTCTAGAAACATAGTGTAACTCAGTGTAGTAGACTTTTACTACAACACCACAAAGCTGTTTTGTTCTTatttctactgtgtgtgtgtgtgtgtgtgtgtgtacctgtaataaaacataacatgaaaatgaacaaaattagTCACAAAATGAGGAACACAGGCACATTTTATTCAGAACTCTTGTGGTTCACTCATCTACCAGCAAGTGGTGTCATCATGACACGCTGACAAACTTTAAGCTGAAACAGGTATATTCAGTCAGATAGTGTCTCACTGATCAGTCAGAAGCATCTAAGTAATATCAATATTAATGTTCGCTatcattaaaacatgttattgaTTCGACAAGCCCCAGAtagcacgtgcatgtgtgttttgggattttatttttaagctttatttttatgtgactcacttccttgtgtgtgtgtgtgtgtgtgtgtgtgtgcgtgtgtgtggtcacGTGTGCATGCAGATGTGCAAGCTTGCAAATATAAaggaagtgtttgtttgtttgtttgttttcactgactgACAACAGTTAAGACATTACACCAGTACATCATATTACAACACAATTATACAAGCACTATATCCTTACAAATTCAATACAAAGTgtacacaatgtgtgtgtgtgtttgtgtgtgtgatactttCCCCTGTTATAAAGAAGTAAGACCCTTCACAGCTGCCTCATCACCTCCACAGGCATAGCCCTCTGTCCCGGGATGACGCCACAAGGGCCCATCTGGTTCTCAGGCCAGGGACAGCCACAGAGTAAACAACCCAatactgtctgttctgtgctgtagatTTGAGTTCCCGGCACCGTCAAAGTAACTATCTGTGTAGAagttattcatttctgtttacattACGACTGACTGATCTGTGCTGAATGATTGCTTTAGCTTCAGCTAAgtatttgcattgttttgctTATGAACTTAAAACAATAGCACATCATAATGTCAAAAagatgtaaagaaaacaaaagaatactgTTTAAGATGTGATGCTATTACACAAGCATTCATCGAGTGTACTCTACAGTTCACAGTCTGAAGCTGATGAAATGCTCTGCATGGCATTTCCAGTTGATGGTCAGAGTCTAATCCATGTTAATTTACAGTGGAGCTGTCACTGGGAAGATTTAACTctgaaacatattttcagaaaacTACTTAAATGGTTATTCAGGCAGACATGACCAGGGCTTTTTAAGCATGTCTGTTGCCTATAACTGCACAAGCGTAGGCATGCAAACTCACATCCTTGCCAAGCCAagatacttttttgtttttgttttgatttattttgttttcttggatGCAAGTGTCGTGGCAACAAGAATATAAGCCTGTAACTGTATAGTATATATTACAATATATTTGACTCAGCAACAGATTGCAGTATAAAGTCACCCAGTCCCTAaaatttacttatttgtttagaCATTGATAAAATTCAGTACTTGAAAATGTGTGTCAGTACTTTGCTATCTACCACTGAAGTGAGTTGAAAGCTGattaacaaaatacattttgtagCAGTGTATACCCACAGCTTCAAGCAATTAGACATTCACTAGTGGAAGTGGAAAGGGTGCTGAAAAAGGGCTGCTGATTCTGTGAAGTTGTACTCAGAGTAGAAGTATCTTTCTTGAAAACTACTCTAAAAGATGTTACCTTTCTGATCTTGCCAATAACTTCCTTTGTGGATATGTCAAGACAAAGACTTTTTGAACGTGCAATATTTGTCCACCTTTTCCCTTGCCTGCCAGGTAGTGATGTGTCGTTCGTGaaagattcgttcattttgaacgAATCTTTTGCATGATTCAGGACTGGCTGTGATGTGATGACAAACCTACAGATTGCTCCAGTACCAAACAAAGGAAATACTGATATCTGCTACACAGAGTCAACCCTCATTTACAGAAAGAACGTGTGACAGAAAACTGGGCATACAGTCATTTCTACACAAAACTTGTCATTTATCAATGTGGACGTGAGCAGAGGCTATGATCAAATCTCACATCAAGTCTCAACTCATGAACGCAAGTTTTCGAGTCAGGGTGGACTTGCGGTGCAGCCTAGTGAATCTGTCTGAGTCGGAGGATTGTTATTAGACCATATATTCTGACTGACATCTAAACATATGCAGCCACATAGTCATCACTTACAAATATGTAGCCAATGGCAAAATATTCTATTTTGTAAAGGTCTACATCAACTATGTGTTATATAACTCTAAAATAAATAGGTATTTTCAAATTGTCTGCAACTTTTTGGTGTAGcattaatttctctctttcattttgaaatagcCTACTTGTTAGGCCAGGCTACTGGTGACATAATTACAAGCAATTAAAATTAAGCAATTAAAAGCAATGGGTAGGCCAACCGCTTTGCAGTTTGATTGCCTGCCAAATAGAACTAATTTGTTCGATTGGACTTGCAACCTCGGAGTTTTCGTTTCGAGGTAGGAGAAGTTTCTCTTCTTGTCCGTATTACGCATCCCCATGTCGTAAACTCTAAGGGCCTCCACACTGAGAATATTTGGGGGtgtgatatttaaatgacaatTGTTTTCAGCTGTCACATTTATCAATGCCCAATCATTCTTACTCCGTGACTGGCAAAGAATACGAACATTTCATGAATCACGCGTGACCCCTGTGGTAAGATGATTTCTGCGCTCGGATCTGCACTGGTTTTCTACATTAGATTTATAAATGAGGGCCAATGTGTATATAATAGCGGGAACCTGTTAATAATTAAAACAGGTTCTaaaacagctttacagagattctgaaaacatgaaaacatgtttctgCTTTACTATTTGAATTTTACAATACTGGCTGGTCTCATAGAACATTTCACACTGCcacactgtctttgtgttcctaaattttaatgaaatacataCTATAAACCaccagtcagagacacattGATTCAAAATTAAATAACAGTGCCAATTTAGAATTGGTCATGAAGGTCATAAAAGATGCAATGGTTTGTACTCTGTCATGCAAtgcaaaaagaacagaaaaaatgttATATTCTTTGATTCAACCTGCTCTCTTTGCAGATATTATCAGAAAACATTTAATACTAACAGTCTGAAGTGAAGTTCaaacgtacatacatacatacatacatacatacatacatacatatatatatatatatatatatatacacacacacacacacacacacacacacacatatatatatatatatatatatacacatgctcATGTCCTTTTGCTGTCCCTGTCTCAAAGTGCCCCCATGTGGTGTCCGTTTTGTCCCTCTTTTAATCAACAGAACAGCAACCTGCTGTTGCTGTGTCAAATGCATCTGAGCAAATTTTAAACTCTGAAAAGATGTGAGATTCAGACCTTAACCCTGTCCAGCCAGTGCAGCTAACATTACAGTGTGCATGGTTTGACTGCAGATTGGTTGTAGACAGATGCATTTCTGTTGGCTGCTTTGGAGGTCAGTGTCAGAGTCTGGACCCTGATGTAGCAACAAGCAGCcagtagagggagacaaagagaggagtgaCGCATAAACATTTTGGTGTATCGTAAACTAAGtgaacttcttcttcttcttctacctctttttttttttttactgaagaaaTCAGCCAAACGCATTATTCAATGGTTTAACGTCGCTAGTGGTTTAATGGGTCTTATGTGGTGCAGAACagactgtgaaaaacaaaaacacttataTAAGATAAATCTCTTTACAGGGCCTAGGAAGGAAGAGCTAAGGATTGTGTTGCTTGGGAAAACAGGAGATGGAAAGAGCAGTGCTGGGAATATCATCCTAAATGACAGAGTGTTCCCTACCAAATCATCGCGCAATTCTGTGACCGACcagtgtgtaacagtgtcaGGGGTCACACAAGGGAGACCTTTAAAAGTGACTGACACACTTGGATTTTTTGACACTGATCGTCCAGATGGAATACCGAAACGTGAACTTGTAAGATGTATCACTCACTGTGATCCAGGAGTTCATGCCTTTCTCATTGTACTTAAAGTTGGAACATACACAAAACAAGAGATGGAGGTAGTACAAAAAATAGAAAGATCTTTTGGGGAAGATGCACTCAAATATTCAGTGGTTCTTTTCACTCGTGGTGATCAACTCAATGATGGTCAAACCATTGAGGACTTTGTTGGGGAGAGTGAAGAGTTACAGGAGCTTGTTGATAAGTGTGGGGGACGCTGTCATGTGATTGACAATAAGTATTGGAATCAGCAGCAAGATGAGTTCAGAAACAACAGTGTTGAGATACAGAAACTACTGGGCACTATTGAAGCAATGTTAAGAGAAAATGGTGGTAACTACTACACCAATGAATTGCTGCAGATGATTGAGGAGGATAGAGGAAACATGTCCCCAGATGATGTGTTCAAGAAATATTTGAAACTGTTTGCAGGGATATCAACTGGAGTATTGCTGGGTGCATTTCTTGGAGTTGTAGTTTTAGTAGGTGCAGTTGCGTGCTTCATCAGAGGACTTTCAGATGGAAAAACAGATGCGGTTATGGTAAGAAATGTAGCAAGAGCtggagcagcagcagtagcaacaacatcagcaggagcaggagcaggagtagCAGAGACTGGAGCTGGGATTAGTGTTGCAGCAGGGGCAGGTATAGCTGCTGGTGTGGTTGTTGGTGCAGCTGCCTTGACTGGAGCAGTAGTAGGGGGAATGGAAGGGTATGAAGCAGCAGAAGAAGCAGAAACTGTGAGTGAAGGTATAAAGATCGCAGCTcaaaaaacctttgaaaaaaCATGTGATGTTCTTTATAGGCCTCATAGCTTCCCACCTGGAGGCACAGGATACAACAgattttcaaataattgatcCTATGCGcaatacacaaaaaaacttGAAGCCTTTGATCAACCATTTGAGCTATTGTGCATCAGGTCTTCCATTtgttggaggggaggggggtgatacaatttatttttttgtcatgtaaatGTGAATCTCATGTAGTTGTAAAATAAATTTCTGTCTACAcctgagactttttttttgtaattaatgtGCATGGACTTTATAAATGAGTACACAACACATGGACTTTATAAATGAGTACATAATGGGTAACGAGTACATAATGAGTACATAAACGTTGCATAACTAGTTTTCTGGTATTGCTTGGCGAAAGCACTACATCGGAAAATATGTCATTGATTGAAAATTGCAGATTAAGATGCCTAACAATGAAAGCGATAACAGAATTacagcatcatttaaaaactaagctttatttcagGTTATCTTGACGTGACAATCAGAGCCAAAGTAACTTTACACATGTAGTTGtgtcattgaaaactgctgtttaaaaagactgaacactgaaaatgtgaggggatttatggtatcttgttatgcaaagaaacagtttgtgtttatCACATATACCCAGCCATTTCTAGACATTAAAGTTTCTTTTGCCACAACTCTCAGCTTCCATTGACAACATTTAGTTATAGAACACTTCAGTAAATGTTATCTAACACATAGATTAAACTGGAAAGACATCTGGAGCCATGAAGGCACtaccatcattttcatttttgtgtaagTATATAACCTATTTCCTCCCCTTTAGTGCCTTTAATTCTGCTAGTGCAGGGTTCATCTGTTGGTACTTACAGACCATTATGAAATATTGTCTTGCACTTTAACCTGTCATTTGCTGCCTCTTATGCAATCAGCTCAAAAATGTCttcagaattattattattattgattggGCAAAATGTCATTACACGTGATTCCTATGTAAACAAAGGGCTGAGTATCTGCAGAGCTATATCCTCTGGGACCATGAATTGAGTAAAACTCCTTTACAAAACCCTGCTCCAAGTATTTAAAATGATGCTTGTACATAAGTAAATATATGCAACGTATATAAAATTTACTGCTGGATGACCTTCATTTccagttcaagtttaagtttaagtttattttaagcccaatatcactgtttacggtctcaaagggctttacctgcccacaggattacaacaaacagagcagggtggctccccctgacttgatccttatagtgggcaagaaaaaactcctcaaaaaaacccagatgctagggaaaaataggagaaatcttgagaaggaccacagagagaggagaccccttgtaggccagccaggcgtgcagtaggtgccaacccagtgggcaaattacaaaacaacacagtgataatgaacatgaaaacacaactagtggGCAGATATTCTATATTTGTAACGCTGATCACAAAATTTGAGACCAAAATAACCACATCCTCTCAACAGACTTGCGGCAGGGCAACTAGGTAAGCTTGACTTTCACTTCCCTTCCCCTCCAGATGTTAGTGTGCAGAAGGAAGAAAGCAAAGACTAACttttaaacattctctctcatcctgaaGGTCTAAAACTGTGGTGTTTAAATGATCTAAAGGCCAGGTTTTTTGTCTCAGACTATTGATGGTAAGTGTCTGCTTTACAACTTGCGCATCAACGTATTGGCTGGTCACCTTTCCTCTTTCCAGAAATCCGCATTAAGTAACCTTCACCGCTGAATAGAAtatcatctaaaaaaaaaatcattagttTGAGAAGATTTTACAAGATAATTTTCTGCTTAAAATATAATAGGGAAGTACAGACAGGGCTTAGGATCCTTGGGAAACCTACAGACTCATGAGTTTTAagtgcatttacatttacaagcaaaaagaacatttttcaaTAGGGTGAGGAACTACAACTACAATAACTACAATACAAGAAAATATCAGACCAAACGTTTATATTAAGGTTTAACAAATTAACAGATCCAGAGAAGGAGCGAATGTATACTGAACACCATCAGACTCTTTAAATGGCTCTTACATGTGCATAATTCACAAAAACTTGAAGACTTTCATCAATCCTTTGAGCTACTGTGCATGAGGTTGTCCATTTGCTCAGTCTGGtaaatgttttactttaattttgCAATAACGTTTGGGGTGGAGTAAAGGAAAATGAGCAGTTATTTCCacggtagttttttttttttgtctaaactGTAATTGTCACTCTATCATTAAATGCTGTTAGATTAAAACGAGAACATTTTGGCACAGCCTGCATGTTTTGGACTTTAATTTTGACACGTCTTGTGCTACTGTTGTtccttgtgtctctgtcttcGCCCCTCACCCGATTCAGTTTATCCTATTTATTAACCTGGTTTCACCCACCCCTGTTAATTTCAGCCACGTTTCCCCTTTTTGGTTCTCCTTGTGTATTCAAGCCTACCCTTGCTCTTTCGTTTGTGTAAGGCTGTTTCGCTGTGCTTTTTTATGGGCTCCCCAtctcagtttctttttaaacctgtttgtttgccttttattgtaagtaaagtcctcctttttttttaatttcacttcaagcgtgtcttgcatttgggtccagctccactgcagtcctgacacatttacaataatgttgagatttgaatatttttttttctttttggtgttCAGCAATGAACTGAATTCTCTATCATTCTTACTGAGTTGGCTACAAATTACCATGTATTTGTTCTCTTAGAAGTTTGACCAGAATATAgtcattttttctgttgttaatGTATGCATGCTTTTCTATTCTTAGTGTGCCAAACAGGCTTGTCTTTCAGAGTTGCAATACTTCCtgactgtttcattcattcactattAATAATTCAgtataaatatttcaatatAATAATTCAGTATAAAACTTTCTCAGTGTTGTAGAAAAATAGTGTAACTGTCAATCCAGCAGTCATCTGCTACAACAGTGCATAGATGTTATAATCATATCtctacattttgtgtgtgtgtgtgtctgtgtgtgtgtctacctgtaataaatacaacatgaaTATGAAACAAGGAGCACAAGTACAGTACCTTTTCTCCAGAAGCCTTGTGTTATACTCATCTACCAGTGAGTGGTGTCATGGTGACATTCTGACAGACTTCAAGCTGAAGCAGATGTATTCAGTCAGATAGTTTCTCACTGAAGTTTGATCAGTCAGCAGCTTTCTCAGgcacattaatattaatattctaatatcattaaaacattattaacATATCATCGAAATCGGAATCAGAATCAGGTTTTATTGGCCAAGTGTGTTCACAGAGACAATGAATTTGGTTCTGGCCGTTGGTGTGTCTGTAGTACCACAGGGGAGCACCAATGATTCTTTCTGTGGTCATCACTGTTCACTGCAGTCTGTTTCTATCCTGAAATGTTCAGACAAcatgtgcaggtgtgttttAGGACTTTATTTTTAACACTTGAGTTATTGGTAGAAGCACTTGAAGCAGTAAGATGTGAATTGCAAGGCAGACAAGTAGACTTCACACCAAAGTCAGTTCATGACATGTCCTTGTGTGTACGTGTTACTGTGcgtgtgagtgcctgtgtgtgtggtcatgtgtacGTGCTTCTGTgaacgtgtgtgcatgtgtgcgtggacatgtgcatgtgcatacgtgcgtgcttttcaaatgtaaaggaagcattttgcatttttcttttccactgacTGACAATACACTAGCACATCACATCATAGCATATACACAATTATACAAGAACTATGTCATTACAAATTCAATACAAATTCTAATGTActcattggtgtgtgtgtgtgtgcgtgtgtgtgtgtgtgtgtgtgtatgtgtgtaaaggAGGCTGATTTCCACTCAATGAGAACACTTTTggcctcttcctctctgtatACCCTGGGTTCTGTGAAGATTACGGGTGATGAAGGGGAATTAGTGGTCAATATTGAGGTAATTTCAACTGGACAGGTGACAGACTCCATAAAATATGGAGTTTTCGCACAGTTGCTTAAAAAAATCTTGTTATTTTCAATTCTGTCTATATGCCTCTCAGGCGATATTATTTAGGGCTacaaatgaaagtgtgtgtttttcttcatgGATTAAATGATTGTTTTGGCTTCAGCTAAGTATTTGTCCTGATTTACTActgaactaaacacacacacacacacacacatcataacatGTCCCCTCAGTCTGCATGAGTGGAGTATCTGAAGTCATTTTCAGGAGGTTGATGCCTGTATGTGGCATCTAGGGATGCGACCTTGGCCTCTGACCTGGGGGACCAGTAAGTTATGGTGATCCTATGGACATTTGATCTAGTGGGAAATGGCTGATACAACTTTATGGTTATATTTTAATAGaagttgttttcattgtgaACAAAGCAATGCCCTCGGAAACCAaagtgcatttctttttttttttttttttttttttttttaagtggtaGAGTCTCTTAATTAacattttgctttgatttgttcTCATGCAGTGCTGGGTCAGTCACTGAAAGCGGCCTATTGGTCAACGTAAATAGTCCCGTACACGCCACGTTCCAAAAATtatatttcctttatttttttctaatctttGTAGGGCCTTCGCCTGAGACCAGGAATAGAGTAGGCCTGTGTTATTAAGCCCTGCTCTGTGTATGTAAAACAGAGTACACAAGACTGTCAGGAGAATTTCCATTTTCTATATAATGAGGTTTCTCAGCTTGTGGAGCATAACAGCAGATGAAGAAGACCACTTCCTGCTGGCCTGCTATTTAAGCTTGACTTTCACTTTAAGTCCCCTCTATATGTTAACccccacagagcagagaggaaagagtgagcGGACAGTTTCACTTTCAgcatttcattctctcattcttttgtcTTTGGCATATATGTCAAAACATCATTACGCATTCTAGACCATTGATGGTGAGTATATGTTTTATAATTTGATTTGCCCTTGACTGCACATAGAACATTCAAATCGTATACAGTTAGGAAAAGACTGAACTGCATTTTTATATGTGTGgataaaaaagatatttttcaaATCAAAAGTCATAGATACATTAATTCAGAGTTCAATAATAGCACCTttttcagattttctctcttGAGTTCAGTGTCTCAGTTCGTTACTTGTTGTAACTGAGATATTGGTCTGTTTTTCTTAGTTGGAAGGCCCAAATGTTATGGAGCTACTGTATGTAGCCTCTTTCCTTAAATGTGTTTAACCATTTGCCATAAGTCATAAAAGATGAAATGATCAACAGTTTATACTATATACCTTaatgcaaaaagaacaaaaaaagccgtcctttcatttcttaatatgtttttattttaatctacCCTCATTCTACCTTGCAAAACCAGGATAAAACCTTTAATCTTAACTTTTTAAAGTGAAGTGAGCTAACAAGGCATCTAAGAGGATGAGTTTGCATTTGAGGTGTAATGCAGAAGTGCAGACAAGTCTCCACCCTGCCCTTCTGCTACGTTTGTCTGACAGCGCCCCCCTGTGgcagttttctttcctttgtttcttttaatcAGCAGGGCAGCAGTCACAATATGAACTAGGGAATGATACAAGATCAAAATGTTATCCTCTAAGTATTTCATAACAGTTTTACGTCAATCTGGCTTGAAAACACAGAATCCCAAGTCTTAAAAGTGAAGTTAGAAATCATTAGTTAACTCATCAGTGAAATGAGAAATCATCAGTGCTCCTGCGTTGtggctttgtttgtgtatgtgtgtgtgcgcgtgtgtctgtgtgcgtgtgtgtgtgtgtgtgtgtgtcttaatcaGCAGAAAACTGGACCTAACCACAGAACAACATTTACAAGGCGAAAACGTCATCCACAAAACACCCTCTGCCCCATCACTATCCCATGTGGTCATAgcattgtaaaatatttaagCGTACACCTGTTTCCTTGAATTTTTTGGacaggttttttgggggtttttttggacaaTTTCTACCCGAATTTAAATACTGAAATCCTGAGGCATCCAGAGAGTGCATACAGTAAGGACAGTCACTTCATGTACTCTCTGTAAACTAATTCTGTTGCTGAAGGGGGAATTAGTCATCTATTTCATTAATAATGAGGCAATTTCAACTCTACAGGTGACAGAGTCCCaatatatcagtctgaacaaaactcacCATTGGATAAAATATCATCTACCAAAttattattctctttttttcatataattTTCTGTTCAGGAAGAAAGGCTCTCAAGCCCCTTTTTAATTTCCCTGTGTCATAATGCCACTGCGTGGTACACCTTTGTTTTTCTAAGTTAGCAAAGTGAATT encodes:
- the LOC115816425 gene encoding GTPase IMAP family member 7-like, with product MTPQGPIWFSGQGQPQRPRKEELRIVLLGKTGDGKSSAGNIILNDRVFPTKSSRNSVTDQCVTVSGVTQGRPLKVTDTLGFFDTDRPDGIPKRELVRCITHCDPGVHAFLIVLKVGTYTKQEMEVVQKIERSFGEDALKYSVVLFTRGDQLNDGQTIEDFVGESEELQELVDKCGGRCHVIDNKYWNQQQDEFRNNSVEIQKLLGTIEAMLRENGGNYYTNELLQMIEEDRGNMSPDDVFKKYLKLFAGISTGVLLGAFLGVVVLVGAVACFIRGLSDGKTDAVMVRNVARAGAAAVATTSAGAGAGVAETGAGISVAAGAGIAAGVVVGAAALTGAVVGGMEGYEAAEEAETGLRLRPGIE